One region of Hydrogenobaculum sp. Y04AAS1 genomic DNA includes:
- a CDS encoding pentapeptide repeat-containing protein, whose product MKFLDRIKAKDLTECDFSNEVLEGLSLEGLSLCFSTFTCASFKAVTFKDVDFTECFIPEADFVNCKFINCNFERANFQRTTFTKCCFENCSFRYTFMGLVKFINCDIMNSSMENAQILDGAFVRTHLKNVNFKDAILKGSHFQESSLEDIDFINTDLRSVNFKSSTLENIKDVEAKFYGKKPWGGVSSENHPLDEYNSEGVD is encoded by the coding sequence ATGAAATTTTTAGATAGGATAAAAGCAAAAGATTTGACGGAGTGCGACTTTTCAAATGAGGTATTAGAGGGCTTAAGCCTTGAGGGCTTAAGCCTTTGTTTTTCTACCTTTACCTGCGCTAGTTTTAAGGCTGTAACTTTCAAAGATGTAGACTTTACCGAGTGCTTTATACCAGAAGCTGATTTTGTAAACTGTAAGTTTATAAACTGCAACTTTGAGAGGGCAAATTTTCAAAGGACCACTTTTACAAAATGCTGTTTTGAAAACTGCTCTTTTAGATATACCTTTATGGGTCTGGTAAAGTTTATAAATTGTGATATAATGAACTCCAGCATGGAAAATGCTCAAATACTTGATGGTGCTTTTGTACGTACACATTTAAAAAATGTGAATTTTAAAGATGCTATATTAAAGGGTTCTCACTTTCAAGAAAGCTCATTAGAAGATATAGATTTTATAAACACAGATTTAAGGAGTGTTAATTTTAAAAGCTCAACACTAGAGAATATAAAAGATGTAGAGGCAAAATTTTACGGCAAAAAACCTTGGGGTGGTGTATCATCAGAAAATCATCCACTAGACGAATACAACTCAGAAGGAGTGGATTGA
- a CDS encoding 2-oxoacid:ferredoxin oxidoreductase subunit beta, translating to MEQELELQPADYRSDIEPTWCPGCGDFGVISAITKALSELKIRPENVVSVSGIGCSSRAPLFLKNYSMHVLHGRAIPTAIGVKLANPNLTVLVEAGDGDLFSIGSGHNPHAARRNIDITVLCMDNQVYGLTKNQISPTSREGLYGSLTPYGSIDKPINPISYMLTFGATFVAQTYAGNLKHMSDVIKKAISHRGFSFVNIISPCPTYNKVDTFKYYKDKTIDINEQGHNDIQNLQKALELATRDLEHYYNESAKVPIGIFYKKEEPTYHDRENEIKARYKASKDINPQIFIDQCKVLPV from the coding sequence ATGGAACAAGAGTTGGAGCTTCAACCAGCGGATTATAGAAGCGATATAGAACCCACATGGTGTCCAGGATGTGGGGATTTTGGTGTTATAAGCGCCATTACAAAAGCTCTTTCAGAGCTTAAAATAAGACCAGAAAACGTAGTATCTGTATCTGGTATAGGATGCTCCTCTAGAGCACCTTTGTTTTTGAAAAACTACAGTATGCATGTACTTCATGGTAGAGCTATACCCACCGCTATAGGTGTAAAGCTTGCAAACCCAAATCTTACTGTCTTAGTGGAAGCTGGAGACGGGGATTTATTTTCTATAGGTTCTGGCCATAACCCACATGCGGCTAGAAGAAACATAGATATCACGGTACTTTGTATGGACAACCAAGTGTATGGTCTTACTAAAAATCAAATATCACCCACTTCAAGAGAAGGACTTTACGGCTCTTTAACGCCTTATGGTTCTATAGATAAGCCAATAAATCCTATATCCTACATGCTTACTTTTGGCGCTACCTTTGTGGCTCAAACTTACGCTGGTAACCTCAAGCACATGAGCGATGTTATCAAAAAGGCTATATCCCATAGAGGTTTTAGTTTTGTAAACATCATATCTCCATGTCCTACATACAACAAGGTAGACACTTTCAAATACTACAAGGACAAGACTATAGATATAAACGAACAAGGCCACAATGATATCCAAAATCTCCAAAAGGCTTTAGAGCTTGCCACAAGGGACTTAGAGCACTATTACAACGAATCTGCTAAAGTGCCAATAGGTATTTTCTACAAAAAAGAAGAACCCACTTATCACGATAGAGAAAATGAGATAAAAGCAAGATACAAAGCTTCAAAGGATATAAACCCTCAGATTTTCATAGATCAGTGTAAAGTGCTGCCTGTATGA
- a CDS encoding 2-oxoacid:acceptor oxidoreductase subunit alpha — MAFSLVIKIGGEGGEGVISAGDFLTEAAVRSGYHVVNFKSFPAEIKGGYANSTVRISDEKLYSTGDGFDIVCCFNAEAYAYNKKHLKPGTVLVYDSSDFEPEEHEGVIMYPVPLSDIAKNQIKAYITKNIVALGALTGLFNLPVESLKDSIKAKFSRKGEKIVSMNYQALEAGINYIKENLVKKDGFEFPPAVGLKDVVIMEGNQSVAKGCVAAGCQFYAAYPITPATSVGNYIVEDLIRKDGWLYQAEDEIASLAMAIGASFAGVKAMTATSGPGLSLMSELIGYAGMTETPVVIVDVQRVGPATGMPTKHEQGDLYHAVYGSHGEIPRAVLAPISVEDSFYMSVEAFNLAEKYQMPVIMLTDAAMSLRAEAFPTPDLSKLNIVNRLFYNSEEDKEQKFIRHGRFLRYALFTEDGITPMGIPGDPNAIHAITGLERQENSDPRNRPDIRTYQMNKRFKKLEKLLEEDYDRFIEIDAPYKDADIGIITWGLTASITKEAVHRLRSRGLKINAMYPRLLWPVKEEVFDAFAKSSKRILIPETNYYGQLATVIKDRTHIRPISYNIYRGEPFIPKEIEDIVDFLMENQEITEGRFTPEHIYGKKAYGLI, encoded by the coding sequence ATGGCTTTTAGTCTTGTTATCAAGATCGGTGGAGAAGGCGGAGAAGGTGTGATCTCTGCTGGGGATTTTTTAACGGAAGCTGCGGTGAGATCCGGTTATCATGTGGTGAATTTCAAGAGCTTTCCCGCTGAAATTAAAGGCGGTTATGCAAATTCCACTGTGAGAATATCAGATGAGAAACTCTATAGTACAGGCGATGGATTTGATATCGTTTGTTGTTTTAATGCAGAGGCCTATGCTTACAACAAAAAGCATCTGAAACCTGGAACCGTGCTTGTTTATGATTCTTCGGATTTTGAACCAGAAGAGCACGAAGGTGTGATTATGTACCCGGTGCCTCTTTCTGATATAGCAAAAAATCAGATCAAGGCTTATATTACAAAAAACATAGTAGCTCTTGGGGCTCTCACTGGCTTGTTTAATTTGCCTGTTGAATCTTTAAAAGACTCTATAAAAGCAAAATTTTCAAGAAAGGGTGAGAAGATAGTTTCTATGAACTATCAAGCTTTAGAGGCTGGTATAAACTATATAAAAGAAAACCTTGTTAAAAAAGATGGCTTTGAGTTCCCACCTGCTGTAGGCTTAAAAGATGTGGTGATAATGGAGGGTAATCAATCTGTAGCTAAGGGTTGCGTGGCTGCTGGATGTCAGTTTTACGCAGCTTACCCTATAACACCCGCTACGTCCGTTGGAAACTATATAGTGGAAGATCTAATAAGAAAAGATGGCTGGCTTTATCAAGCGGAGGATGAAATAGCGTCTTTGGCTATGGCTATAGGTGCTTCTTTCGCTGGTGTAAAAGCCATGACAGCCACTTCTGGTCCTGGTCTTTCACTCATGTCAGAACTTATAGGTTATGCTGGTATGACAGAGACTCCTGTGGTAATAGTAGATGTACAAAGGGTAGGTCCGGCTACAGGTATGCCCACAAAGCATGAACAAGGGGATCTATACCACGCTGTGTATGGTTCTCACGGTGAGATACCAAGGGCTGTTCTAGCTCCAATATCCGTGGAAGATAGCTTTTATATGTCTGTTGAGGCTTTTAACTTGGCAGAAAAATATCAAATGCCAGTTATCATGCTTACAGATGCGGCTATGAGCTTAAGGGCTGAGGCTTTCCCAACCCCAGACTTATCCAAATTGAACATAGTAAATAGACTTTTCTATAACTCAGAAGAAGACAAAGAGCAAAAGTTTATAAGACATGGAAGATTTTTAAGGTATGCTCTTTTTACCGAAGATGGTATCACACCTATGGGTATACCAGGAGACCCAAACGCCATACACGCTATAACAGGTCTTGAAAGACAAGAAAATTCGGATCCAAGAAACAGACCAGACATAAGAACCTATCAGATGAATAAACGTTTCAAAAAACTTGAGAAACTCTTGGAAGAGGACTACGATAGGTTTATAGAAATAGATGCTCCTTACAAAGATGCCGATATAGGTATCATCACTTGGGGTCTTACAGCATCCATCACAAAAGAAGCAGTACATAGGTTAAGAAGCAGAGGTCTAAAGATAAATGCCATGTATCCAAGGCTTTTATGGCCAGTAAAAGAAGAGGTTTTTGATGCTTTTGCTAAAAGCTCAAAACGCATATTGATACCAGAAACCAACTACTATGGGCAACTTGCCACTGTCATCAAAGATAGAACCCATATAAGACCCATATCATACAACATTTATAGAGGAGAGCCTTTTATACCAAAAGAAATAGAAGATATAGTGGACTTTTTGATGGAAAATCAGGAGATAACAGAAGGAAGGTTTACTCCTGAGCATATTTACGGTAAAAAAGCTTACGGTTTAATTTAA